The following are encoded in a window of Streptomyces sp. Go-475 genomic DNA:
- a CDS encoding CGNR zinc finger domain-containing protein: MRARFPEFRLGKVLATSFTATLTERCGDAVERIPTPGRLVDWLTVSGLAVESCTTAQLERARELREAIHAAATAAARRDPLPASAVQVINDCSTQGRAAAVLTPEGHRRWRLGSASSVEDALGVIAADAISVIAGERDGRLALCASPTCRAAFFDTSRSRTRKWCEMNTCGNRQKKARFHAHKRENPE; the protein is encoded by the coding sequence ATGCGTGCTCGGTTCCCTGAATTCCGTCTCGGCAAGGTGCTGGCGACCAGCTTCACGGCGACCCTGACGGAGCGTTGCGGCGACGCCGTGGAACGCATTCCCACGCCGGGCCGACTCGTCGACTGGCTCACGGTGAGCGGCCTCGCCGTGGAGTCCTGCACCACCGCCCAGCTCGAACGCGCCCGGGAGCTGAGGGAAGCCATTCACGCCGCCGCGACAGCGGCCGCACGCCGAGACCCTCTCCCCGCGTCCGCTGTCCAGGTCATCAACGACTGCAGCACCCAGGGCCGGGCCGCGGCTGTCCTGACGCCCGAGGGCCACCGCCGATGGCGACTTGGCTCGGCTTCGTCCGTGGAGGACGCCCTGGGCGTCATCGCCGCCGACGCGATCAGCGTCATCGCGGGCGAACGAGACGGAAGGCTGGCGTTGTGCGCCTCGCCGACCTGCCGAGCGGCCTTCTTCGACACCAGCCGGAGTCGCACCCGCAAGTGGTGCGAGATGAACACGTGCGGGAACCGCCAGAAGAAGGCCCGCTTCCACGCGCACAAGCGCGAAAACCCCGAGTGA